Proteins found in one Serratia plymuthica genomic segment:
- the yegS gene encoding lipid kinase YegS: protein MSQHTSALLIINGKGAGNEEVRLAVQKLRDEGQTLHVRVTWEQGDAARYVKEACQLGVATLIAGGGDGTINEVAAALTALPAGSRPALGILPLGTANDFAVACNIPLMPEQALQLATKGRAVPIDLAKVNDERYFINMATGGFGTRITTETPEKLKAALGGVSYFIHGLLRMDTLKADRCEIRGPDFQWSGDALVIGIGNGKQAGGGQQLCPDALINDGLLQLRLLIADELLPALVASLFNGEENKNVVSAALPWLEIDAPHEITFNLDGEPLKGMHFRIEVLPNAIECRLPPNCELLG, encoded by the coding sequence ATGAGTCAACACACGTCAGCGCTTCTTATCATTAATGGCAAAGGCGCCGGCAACGAAGAAGTTCGCCTTGCGGTACAAAAGCTGCGGGATGAGGGGCAAACCCTGCACGTTCGCGTGACCTGGGAGCAAGGTGACGCTGCGCGCTATGTGAAGGAAGCTTGCCAACTGGGGGTCGCCACCCTGATCGCCGGCGGCGGCGACGGGACCATCAACGAAGTGGCCGCCGCGCTGACGGCACTGCCTGCGGGAAGCCGCCCGGCACTGGGCATACTGCCGCTGGGTACCGCCAATGACTTTGCCGTGGCCTGCAATATCCCGCTGATGCCGGAACAGGCGCTGCAGTTGGCGACGAAAGGCCGTGCGGTGCCGATCGACCTGGCGAAGGTCAATGACGAACGCTACTTTATCAACATGGCGACCGGCGGTTTCGGCACCCGCATCACCACCGAAACGCCGGAAAAACTAAAGGCCGCACTGGGCGGCGTTTCTTACTTTATTCATGGCCTGCTGCGCATGGATACGCTGAAGGCCGACCGCTGCGAGATCCGCGGGCCGGATTTCCAGTGGTCCGGTGACGCACTGGTGATTGGCATCGGCAACGGCAAGCAGGCCGGGGGCGGCCAGCAGCTGTGCCCGGACGCGTTAATCAACGACGGGCTGCTGCAACTGCGGCTGCTGATCGCAGACGAACTGCTGCCGGCGTTGGTGGCCAGCCTGTTTAACGGCGAGGAAAACAAAAATGTGGTTAGCGCTGCGCTGCCTTGGCTGGAAATCGATGCGCCGCACGAGATCACTTTTAACCTCGACGGCGAGCCGCTGAAAGGCATGCATTTCCGCATCGAA
- the yegQ gene encoding tRNA 5-hydroxyuridine modification protein YegQ: MFTPELLSPAGTLKNMRYAFAYGADAVYAGQPRYSLRVRNNEFNHENLAQGINEAHALGKKFYVVVNIAPHNAKLKTFLRDLKPVIDMGPDALIMSDPGLIMMVREAFPQMDIHLSVQANAVNWATVKFWQQMGLTRVILSRELSLEEIAEIRAQVPEMELEIFVHGALCMAYSGRCLLSGYINKRDPNQGTCTNACRWQYKAEEGKEDDTGNIVHLHEPIPVQTVEPTLGIGAPTDKVFMLSEAQKPDEYMSAFEDEHGTYIMNSKDLRAIQHVERLTQLGVHSLKIEGRTKSFYYCARTAQVYRRAIDDAVAGKPFDPTLLTTLEGLAHRGYTEGFLRRHVHEAQQNYDYGSSLSERQQFVGEFTGARRDGWAEVDVKNKFRVGDSVEMMTPGGNVLFTLESMQNKKGEAIDVAPGNGHIVYLPIPQDIDLNYALLIRNLSDAQSPTA, encoded by the coding sequence ATGTTTACACCGGAACTTCTCTCCCCGGCCGGAACGCTGAAAAACATGCGTTACGCCTTTGCCTATGGCGCCGATGCGGTTTATGCCGGCCAGCCGCGTTACAGCCTGCGGGTGCGTAACAACGAATTCAATCACGAGAATCTGGCGCAGGGGATCAACGAAGCGCACGCGCTGGGCAAGAAGTTCTATGTGGTGGTGAACATCGCTCCGCACAACGCCAAGCTGAAAACCTTCCTGCGCGATCTTAAGCCGGTGATCGATATGGGCCCGGATGCGCTGATCATGTCCGATCCGGGCCTGATCATGATGGTGCGCGAAGCCTTCCCGCAGATGGATATCCATCTGTCGGTGCAGGCCAATGCGGTTAACTGGGCGACGGTGAAGTTCTGGCAGCAGATGGGGCTGACGCGCGTGATCCTGTCGCGCGAGCTGTCGCTGGAGGAGATCGCCGAGATCCGCGCCCAGGTACCGGAGATGGAGCTGGAAATCTTCGTCCACGGCGCGCTGTGCATGGCCTACTCCGGCCGCTGCCTGCTGTCCGGCTATATCAACAAGCGCGATCCCAACCAAGGCACCTGCACCAACGCCTGCCGCTGGCAGTACAAGGCGGAAGAAGGCAAAGAGGATGACACCGGCAACATCGTGCATCTGCACGAGCCGATCCCGGTGCAGACCGTCGAGCCGACGCTGGGTATCGGCGCGCCGACCGACAAGGTGTTCATGCTCTCCGAAGCGCAAAAGCCGGATGAATACATGAGCGCCTTCGAAGATGAACACGGCACCTACATCATGAACTCGAAGGATCTGCGTGCCATCCAGCACGTAGAGCGTCTGACTCAACTCGGCGTGCATTCGCTGAAAATTGAAGGCCGCACCAAGTCCTTTTACTACTGCGCGCGTACCGCACAGGTTTACCGTCGCGCCATCGACGATGCGGTCGCAGGCAAGCCGTTCGACCCCACGCTGCTTACCACGCTGGAAGGCCTGGCGCACCGCGGCTACACCGAAGGATTCTTGCGCCGCCACGTGCATGAAGCCCAGCAAAATTACGATTACGGCTCCTCGTTGTCCGAACGCCAACAGTTCGTCGGCGAATTCACCGGCGCAAGGCGCGACGGCTGGGCGGAAGTGGACGTGAAAAACAAGTTTAGGGTCGGCGACAGTGTGGAGATGATGACCCCCGGCGGTAACGTGTTGTTTACCCTGGAGAGCATGCAAAATAAAAAAGGCGAAGCGATCGACGTGGCACCCGGCAACGGGCATATCGTTTATTTGCCGATCCCACAGGATATCGATCTCAATTACGCATTGCTGATCCGCAATTTGTCGGACGCCCAGAGTCCCACCGCGTAA
- a CDS encoding YegP family protein: MAIGHYELKKAKNGQYHFNLKASNGEIILGSEMYASKASAENGIASVQTNSPHEAQYELKHSTSNQPYFVLKAKNHQVIGVSEMYSSETAAKNGIQSVIKNGPSTDVRDLSA, encoded by the coding sequence ATGGCAATCGGTCACTATGAGCTGAAAAAAGCAAAGAATGGGCAATACCACTTCAACCTGAAAGCCAGTAATGGCGAAATCATTTTGGGCAGCGAGATGTACGCCAGCAAAGCCTCGGCGGAAAACGGTATTGCCTCGGTGCAAACCAACTCGCCGCACGAAGCGCAGTATGAATTGAAACACAGCACCAGCAATCAACCTTACTTTGTCCTGAAAGCCAAGAACCATCAGGTGATCGGCGTCAGTGAAATGTACAGCTCTGAAACTGCCGCGAAAAATGGCATTCAGTCGGTGATCAAGAACGGCCCGAGCACCGACGTGCGCGATTTAAGCGCGTAG
- the baeR gene encoding two-component system response regulator BaeR, which translates to MESQNQPLQIMIVEDEPKLGQLLVDYLQAAGYATRWLTNGSEVVPAVHEHSPALILLDLMLPGSDGLTVCRELRRFTDVPVVMVTAKIEEIDRLLGLEIGADDYICKPYSPREVVARVKTILRRCYRPLENQQEETQLHIDEPRFQASYQGQMLDLTPAEFRLLKTLASQPGNVFSREQLLNNLYDDYRVVTDRTIDSHIKNLRRKLELIDGEKSFIRSVYGVGYRWESEPCRLINGL; encoded by the coding sequence ATGGAATCCCAGAATCAGCCGTTGCAAATCATGATTGTTGAAGATGAACCCAAGCTGGGCCAACTGCTGGTGGACTATCTGCAGGCCGCGGGATACGCCACCCGTTGGCTGACCAACGGCAGCGAGGTAGTGCCGGCGGTGCATGAACACTCCCCGGCGCTGATCCTGCTGGATTTAATGCTGCCGGGCAGCGACGGGCTGACGGTATGCCGCGAATTGCGCCGCTTTACCGATGTCCCGGTGGTGATGGTGACGGCGAAGATTGAAGAGATCGATCGCCTGCTGGGGCTGGAAATCGGCGCGGACGATTACATCTGCAAGCCCTACAGCCCGCGAGAAGTGGTGGCTCGGGTGAAAACCATTTTGCGCCGCTGCTACCGGCCGCTGGAAAACCAGCAGGAAGAAACGCAGCTGCATATCGACGAACCGCGCTTTCAGGCCAGCTATCAAGGCCAGATGCTGGATCTCACCCCGGCGGAATTCCGTCTGTTGAAGACCCTGGCCAGCCAGCCGGGCAACGTCTTCTCGCGCGAGCAGTTGCTGAATAATCTGTATGACGACTACCGGGTAGTGACCGACCGAACCATCGACAGCCATATCAAAAACCTGCGGCGCAAGCTGGAGCTGATCGACGGCGAAAAGTCGTTTATTCGCTCGGTATACGGCGTGGGTTATCGCTGGGAATCCGAGCCCTGCCGGCTGATAAACGGGCTATAG
- the baeS gene encoding two-component system sensor histidine kinase BaeS has product MRIGITGKLFLAIFATCMLVLITMHWGVRVSFERGFIDYIKHSNEQRTNMLSEALEEQYSQHGNWAFLRNNDQVVFQIMRSFEQNSDSSHNLPPKGWRTQFWVVDNQFNRLVGHSGPVPKEGPRHPIRYNNEIVGWVITTPVERLTRNADINFDQQQKRTSWMIVALSTLLAAAVTWLMSRGLLAPVKRLVAGTHRLAAGDFSTRVTVDSQDELGRLAQDFNQLATSLEKNEQMRRAFMADVSHELRTPLAVLRGELEALQDGVRQPTPASLSSLQAEVTTLTKLVDDLHQLSLSDLGALAYRKSTVDCVHLLQIAVAAFRERFRAKGLEIVTLLPEQAPLFGDPDRLNQLFNNLLENSLRYTDAGGKLEIGAEQLPGQLRLYWRDSGPGVNDEQLARIFERFYRTEGSRNRASGGSGLGLSICQNIVEAHNGRIFAAHSPLGGVQITVEFTTPIMNKAP; this is encoded by the coding sequence ATGAGAATAGGCATCACCGGGAAACTGTTCCTGGCCATCTTCGCCACCTGCATGCTGGTGCTGATCACCATGCACTGGGGCGTGCGCGTCAGCTTTGAACGCGGTTTCATCGACTACATCAAGCACAGCAACGAGCAGCGCACCAACATGTTGAGCGAAGCGCTGGAAGAGCAGTACAGCCAACACGGCAATTGGGCTTTCCTGCGCAATAACGATCAGGTGGTTTTCCAGATCATGCGCTCGTTCGAACAAAACAGCGACAGCAGCCACAATCTGCCCCCCAAAGGCTGGCGCACTCAGTTTTGGGTGGTGGACAACCAATTCAACCGGTTGGTGGGGCACTCCGGCCCGGTGCCCAAAGAAGGCCCGCGCCATCCGATCCGCTACAACAACGAAATCGTCGGCTGGGTGATCACCACGCCGGTCGAGCGGCTGACCCGCAATGCCGATATCAATTTCGATCAGCAGCAAAAGCGCACCAGTTGGATGATAGTCGCACTCTCCACGCTGCTGGCGGCGGCGGTGACCTGGTTGATGTCGCGCGGGCTGTTGGCGCCGGTCAAACGTTTGGTCGCCGGCACCCACCGGCTGGCGGCCGGTGATTTCAGCACCCGCGTGACCGTCGACAGCCAGGATGAGCTCGGCCGCCTGGCGCAGGATTTCAATCAGCTCGCCACCTCGCTGGAAAAGAACGAGCAGATGCGGCGCGCTTTTATGGCCGACGTGTCGCACGAGCTGCGCACCCCGCTGGCGGTGCTGCGTGGCGAACTGGAGGCCTTGCAGGACGGCGTGCGCCAGCCGACGCCGGCGTCGCTCAGCTCGCTGCAGGCGGAAGTCACCACCCTGACCAAACTGGTGGACGATCTGCATCAGCTTTCGCTGTCCGATCTCGGCGCGCTGGCCTACCGTAAATCGACGGTGGACTGCGTGCATTTGCTGCAAATTGCGGTCGCCGCCTTCCGCGAGCGTTTTCGCGCCAAAGGGCTTGAGATCGTCACCCTGCTGCCGGAACAGGCGCCGCTGTTCGGCGATCCCGATCGTCTCAATCAGTTGTTCAACAACCTGCTGGAGAACAGCCTGCGCTACACCGACGCAGGCGGTAAGCTGGAGATTGGCGCGGAGCAGTTGCCGGGCCAGCTGCGGCTTTACTGGCGAGACAGCGGGCCGGGCGTCAATGACGAACAGCTGGCGCGTATTTTCGAACGCTTCTACCGCACCGAAGGCTCGCGCAACCGCGCCAGCGGCGGTTCCGGCCTGGGGCTGTCGATCTGTCAAAACATCGTGGAAGCCCACAACGGCCGGATCTTTGCCGCGCACTCGCCTTTGGGCGGCGTGCAGATTACAGTAGAATTTACCACCCCGATAATGAATAAGGCGCCATGA
- a CDS encoding MFS transporter, producing the protein MIMKRTASVQWQLWIVAFGFFMQTLDTTIVNTALPSMAASLGENPLRMQSVIVSYVLTVAVMLPASGWLADRVGVQRVFFSAIVLFTLGSILCARSETLNALIASRVIQGIGGAMMVPVGRLTVMKIVPREQYMAAMTFVTLPGQIGPLMGPALGGFLVQYASWHWIFLINIPVGIAGAIATLLLMPNYRMQTRRFDVSGFIMLAVGMATLTLALDGHKGMGLSIATIAGLVAMGIAALAGYWWHARGNSRALFSLRLFRTPTYKVGLSASLLGRIGSGMLPFMTPLFMQVGMGFSPFHAGLMMIPMIIGSMGMKRIVVRVVNRFGYRNVLVAATLMLALISLSFPLVAMIGWIWLLPVVLFFQGMVNSLRFSAMNTLTLKDLPDRLASSGNSLLSMVMQLSMSLGVSIAGILIGSFAHHQVVTDSPAIHSAFIYSYGCMALIIALPALAFARVPPDSAPNRTLTKEPGTGSTRLPK; encoded by the coding sequence ATGATCATGAAACGCACCGCCTCAGTACAGTGGCAACTCTGGATCGTGGCGTTCGGCTTCTTTATGCAGACGCTGGACACCACCATCGTCAATACCGCCCTGCCGTCGATGGCCGCCAGCCTGGGGGAGAACCCGCTGCGCATGCAATCGGTGATCGTCTCCTACGTGCTGACGGTCGCCGTGATGCTGCCCGCCAGCGGCTGGCTGGCGGACCGGGTTGGGGTGCAGCGGGTGTTCTTCAGCGCCATAGTGCTGTTCACCCTCGGCTCAATCCTGTGCGCCCGTTCGGAAACCCTGAATGCGCTGATCGCTTCGCGGGTGATCCAGGGCATCGGCGGCGCGATGATGGTGCCGGTCGGCCGCCTGACGGTGATGAAGATCGTGCCGCGCGAGCAATATATGGCGGCGATGACCTTCGTCACCCTGCCCGGCCAAATCGGCCCGTTGATGGGGCCGGCGCTGGGCGGTTTTTTGGTACAGTACGCCAGCTGGCACTGGATTTTCCTGATCAATATCCCGGTCGGCATCGCCGGCGCCATCGCCACGCTGCTGCTGATGCCCAACTACCGCATGCAGACCCGGCGCTTCGACGTCAGCGGTTTTATCATGCTGGCTGTCGGTATGGCGACGCTGACGCTGGCGCTTGACGGTCACAAGGGCATGGGGCTGTCCATCGCCACCATCGCCGGGCTGGTGGCGATGGGCATTGCGGCGCTGGCCGGTTACTGGTGGCATGCGCGCGGTAACAGCCGGGCATTGTTCTCCCTGCGGCTGTTCAGGACCCCAACCTACAAGGTGGGGCTTAGCGCCAGCCTGCTTGGCCGCATCGGCAGCGGCATGCTGCCGTTTATGACCCCGCTGTTCATGCAGGTGGGCATGGGGTTTTCACCGTTCCACGCCGGGCTGATGATGATCCCGATGATTATCGGCAGCATGGGGATGAAGCGTATCGTGGTGCGGGTAGTTAACCGTTTCGGTTACCGCAACGTGCTGGTGGCCGCCACGCTGATGCTGGCGTTGATCAGCCTGAGCTTCCCGCTGGTGGCGATGATCGGCTGGATCTGGCTGCTGCCGGTGGTGCTGTTCTTCCAGGGCATGGTCAACTCGCTGCGCTTCTCGGCAATGAATACCCTGACGCTGAAAGATTTGCCGGACCGGCTGGCCAGCAGCGGCAACAGCCTGCTGTCGATGGTGATGCAGCTGTCCATGAGCCTCGGCGTCAGCATCGCCGGGATCCTGATTGGCAGCTTTGCCCATCACCAGGTGGTCACCGACAGCCCGGCGATACACAGCGCATTTATTTACAGCTACGGCTGCATGGCGTTAATCATTGCCCTGCCGGCGCTGGCCTTTGCCCGCGTGCCGCCGGACAGCGCGCCGAACCGTACGCTGACCAAAGAGCCGGGCACCGGTTCAACGAGGTTACCAAAATGA
- the mdtC gene encoding multidrug efflux RND transporter permease subunit MdtC, whose product MKFFALFIYRPVATTLLTLAIAISGVIGFSLLPVSPLPQVDYPVISISASLPGADPETMASSVATPLERALGRIAGVNEMTSMSSLGSTRVILQFDLNRDINGAARDVQAAINAAQSLLPTGMPNRPSYRKVNPSDAPIMILTLTSETYSQGQLYDFASTQLAQKIAQTEGVGDVSVGGSSLPAVRVELNPTALFNQGVSLDAVRQAISGANVRRPQGSVESPQQRWQIQANDELKTADAYRPLIIHYNNGSAVRLGDVAEVKDSVQDVRNAGMTNAKPAIILAISRAPDANIIETVDRIRAELPTLQDSIPASIQLNIAQDRSPTIRASLAEVEQSLAIAIGLVILVVFIFLRSGRATLIPAVAVPVSLIGSFAAMYLCGFSLNNLSLMALTIATGFVVDDAIVVLENISRHVETGMKPLNAALQGVREVGFTVLSMSVSLVAVFIPLLLMDGLPGRLFREFAVTLSVSIGLSLIVSLTLTPMMCAYLLRHQPARAQRRIRGFGRMLLALQQGYGRSLNWVLGHSRWVLAIFFATIALNVWLYVSIPKTFFPEQDTGRLLGFIQADQSISFQAMRVKLEDFMKIVREDKDVENVTGFTGGSRTNSGSMFISLKPLSERSDDAQKVIARLRARLAKEPGASLFLMAVQDIRVGGRQSNASYQYTLLADDLAALREWEPKIRTALAALPELADVNSDQQDKGSEMDLIYDRETMSRLGISVSDANALLNNAFGQRQISTIYQPLNQYKVVMEVAPPYTQDVSSLDKMFVINKDGKAIPLAYFARWQPANAPLSVNHQGLSAASTISFNLPDGGSLSDATAAVERAVTTLGVPSTVRGAFAGTAQVFQDTLKSQLFLIAAAIATVYIVLGMLYESYIHPLTILSTLPSAGVGALLALELFGAPFSLIALIGIMLLIGIVKKNAIMMVDFALDAQRNGGIGAREAIFQACMLRFRPIMMTTLAALFGALPLVLTSGDGAELRQPLGITIAGGLIMSQLLTLYTTPVVYLYFDRLQMKFRRGKKLDPLPH is encoded by the coding sequence GTGAAATTCTTCGCCCTGTTCATCTACCGACCGGTCGCCACCACGCTGCTGACGTTGGCGATAGCCATCAGCGGCGTGATTGGCTTTAGCCTGCTGCCGGTCTCGCCGCTGCCGCAGGTCGATTACCCGGTGATTTCGATCAGCGCCTCGCTGCCGGGCGCCGACCCGGAAACCATGGCCTCGTCGGTGGCGACGCCGCTGGAGCGTGCGCTGGGGCGGATTGCCGGGGTCAATGAAATGACCTCGATGAGCTCGCTGGGCAGCACGCGGGTAATCCTGCAATTCGATCTCAATCGCGATATCAACGGCGCCGCCCGCGACGTGCAGGCGGCGATCAACGCCGCGCAAAGCCTGCTGCCCACCGGCATGCCGAACCGCCCCAGCTACCGTAAGGTCAACCCGTCCGACGCGCCGATCATGATCCTGACGCTGACCTCGGAAACCTACAGCCAGGGCCAACTGTACGATTTCGCCTCCACCCAACTGGCGCAGAAAATCGCCCAGACCGAAGGCGTAGGCGACGTCTCGGTCGGCGGCAGCTCGCTGCCTGCGGTGCGGGTGGAGTTGAACCCGACCGCCCTGTTCAACCAGGGCGTCTCGCTGGACGCCGTGCGCCAGGCCATCAGCGGCGCCAACGTGCGCAGGCCGCAGGGATCGGTGGAAAGCCCGCAACAGCGCTGGCAGATCCAGGCCAATGACGAGTTGAAAACCGCCGACGCCTATCGGCCGTTGATTATCCACTACAACAACGGCTCGGCGGTGCGGCTGGGGGATGTGGCCGAGGTCAAAGACTCGGTACAGGACGTACGCAACGCCGGCATGACCAATGCCAAACCGGCGATTATTCTGGCGATCAGTCGTGCGCCGGACGCCAACATCATTGAAACCGTCGATCGCATTCGCGCCGAGCTGCCGACGTTGCAGGACAGCATTCCGGCGTCAATCCAGTTGAATATCGCCCAGGATCGTTCGCCGACCATTCGCGCCTCGCTGGCGGAAGTGGAGCAGTCGCTGGCGATCGCCATAGGTTTGGTGATCCTGGTGGTGTTCATCTTCCTGCGCTCCGGCCGCGCCACGCTGATCCCGGCGGTCGCGGTGCCGGTGTCGCTGATCGGCTCTTTCGCCGCCATGTACCTGTGCGGCTTCAGCCTGAATAACCTGTCGTTGATGGCGCTGACCATCGCCACCGGCTTTGTGGTCGATGACGCCATCGTGGTGCTGGAGAATATTTCGCGCCACGTCGAGACCGGCATGAAACCGCTCAACGCGGCATTGCAAGGGGTGCGGGAAGTCGGCTTTACCGTGCTGTCGATGAGCGTGTCGCTGGTGGCGGTGTTTATCCCGTTGCTGCTGATGGACGGCCTGCCCGGGCGGCTGTTTCGCGAGTTCGCCGTCACCCTGTCGGTGTCGATAGGGCTGTCGCTGATCGTCTCGCTGACGCTGACGCCAATGATGTGCGCCTACCTGCTGCGCCACCAGCCGGCGCGCGCCCAGCGGCGCATTCGCGGCTTCGGCAGAATGTTGCTGGCCTTGCAACAGGGCTACGGCCGCTCGCTGAACTGGGTGCTCGGCCACTCGCGTTGGGTGCTGGCGATATTCTTCGCCACCATCGCGCTCAACGTCTGGCTGTATGTCAGCATCCCGAAAACCTTTTTCCCCGAACAGGATACCGGCCGCCTGCTGGGCTTTATCCAGGCTGATCAGAGCATTTCTTTTCAGGCGATGCGCGTCAAACTGGAAGATTTCATGAAGATCGTGCGTGAAGACAAGGACGTGGAAAACGTCACCGGTTTTACCGGCGGTTCGCGCACCAACAGCGGATCGATGTTTATCTCGCTGAAGCCGCTTTCGGAACGCAGCGATGACGCGCAAAAGGTGATAGCCCGGTTGCGCGCCCGGCTGGCGAAAGAGCCGGGAGCCAGCCTGTTCCTGATGGCGGTGCAGGATATCCGCGTCGGCGGCCGGCAATCCAACGCCAGCTACCAGTACACGCTGCTGGCAGACGATCTCGCCGCGCTGCGCGAATGGGAGCCGAAGATCCGTACCGCGTTGGCCGCGCTGCCGGAGCTGGCGGACGTCAACTCCGATCAACAGGACAAAGGCTCGGAGATGGATCTGATCTACGACCGCGAAACCATGTCGCGGCTCGGCATTTCGGTCTCCGATGCCAACGCCCTGCTGAACAACGCCTTCGGCCAGCGGCAGATCTCCACCATCTATCAGCCGCTCAATCAGTACAAGGTGGTGATGGAAGTGGCGCCGCCCTATACCCAGGACGTCAGCTCGCTGGACAAAATGTTCGTGATAAACAAAGACGGCAAGGCGATCCCTCTGGCCTATTTCGCCCGCTGGCAGCCGGCCAATGCGCCGCTGTCGGTCAACCATCAGGGGCTGTCGGCGGCTTCGACCATCTCCTTTAACCTGCCGGACGGCGGCAGCTTGTCAGACGCCACCGCCGCGGTCGAACGCGCCGTGACGACGCTCGGCGTACCGTCCACGGTACGTGGCGCCTTTGCCGGTACCGCGCAGGTATTCCAGGATACGCTGAAATCCCAGCTGTTCCTGATCGCCGCCGCGATCGCCACGGTGTATATCGTGCTCGGCATGCTCTACGAGAGCTATATTCACCCGCTGACTATCTTGTCGACCCTGCCTTCCGCCGGGGTCGGCGCGCTGCTGGCGCTGGAGCTGTTCGGCGCCCCGTTCAGCCTGATCGCGTTGATCGGCATTATGCTGCTGATCGGCATCGTGAAGAAGAACGCCATCATGATGGTCGATTTCGCCCTCGATGCGCAGCGCAACGGCGGCATCGGCGCGCGAGAAGCCATTTTCCAGGCCTGCATGCTGCGTTTTCGGCCGATCATGATGACCACGCTGGCGGCATTGTTCGGCGCACTGCCGCTGGTGCTGACCAGCGGTGACGGCGCGGAGCTGCGCCAACCGCTCGGCATCACCATCGCCGGCGGTCTGATCATGAGCCAGTTGCTGACGCTGTACACCACGCCGGTGGTGTATCTGTATTTTGACCGGCTGCAGATGAAGTTCCGGCGCGGCAAGAAGTTGGATCCGCTGCCTCACTAA